The following coding sequences lie in one Anopheles merus strain MAF unplaced genomic scaffold, AmerM5.1 LNR4000629, whole genome shotgun sequence genomic window:
- the LOC121602795 gene encoding uncharacterized protein LOC121602795 has product MCKIRHISMLRSVVYWIHNENTLNHDTTRGGISVKTNLTDIGANSTLFVAKVKRQDSGTYMCSIGPNQHYSISVHVLNGKYSLDYSLHILPLRRIYFLHRHWTLPKRLKTLKSSEKSSS; this is encoded by the exons ATGTGCAAAATTCGACACATCTCGATGTTACGGTCTGTCGTTTATTGGATACACAACGAAAACACTCTTAATCATGATACAACACGAGGTGGTATCAG TGTTAAGACCAATTTAACGGATATTGGAGCCAATTCGACACTTTTTGTAGCTAAAGTTAAGCGACAGGACTCTGGCACCTATATGTGTTCCATTGGACCGAACCAACATTATTCTATTTCAGTGCATGTGCTCAACGGTAAGTATTCACTGGATTATTCTTTACATATCTTACCATTGCGGAGGATTTACTTCCTTCACAGACATTGGACCCTACCCAAGCGATTGAAAACGCTGAAAAGTAGCGAGAAGAGTAGCTCGTGA